The Alicyclobacillus vulcanalis genome includes a region encoding these proteins:
- the crcB gene encoding fluoride efflux transporter CrcB: protein MNDAVLWLTTGGSAIGAVLRYVLGQWIGKVNKTRFPWGTWIINMVGTLCLAVFTARLAHEDPHLFTFLGAGFCGGFTTFSSFSTETVALWQMHRVLAVMYVASSVILGLAIAAVIDMSLHVG from the coding sequence GTGAACGACGCCGTGCTTTGGTTGACGACGGGCGGGTCGGCCATTGGAGCGGTGCTTCGGTACGTTCTGGGCCAGTGGATTGGCAAGGTGAACAAAACGCGATTTCCGTGGGGCACGTGGATCATCAATATGGTGGGCACACTGTGTTTGGCTGTCTTCACAGCACGCCTTGCACATGAGGATCCGCATCTTTTCACCTTTCTTGGCGCGGGTTTCTGCGGCGGATTCACGACGTTTTCGAGCTTTTCCACGGAAACCGTGGCTCTGTGGCAAATGCATCGCGTCTTGGCCGTCATGTACGTGGCGTCGTCTGTCATCTTGGGACTCGCCATTGCCGCCGTGATCGACATGTCATTGCACGTGGGATGA
- a CDS encoding fluoride efflux transporter FluC has product MDELKRIGAVLVGGAIGGALRDLVDAAVGQIHLFPLGILLINLTGAFLLGMIQQLAVKHALPHWVVAGLGPGVMGGYTTFSTFAVGGWEALRLAPWQGVLYLVLTAVLGPLCAWLGTKAVPVRATPDDEWEAEEEVSL; this is encoded by the coding sequence TTGGACGAACTCAAAAGGATTGGCGCCGTGCTTGTCGGGGGGGCTATCGGCGGTGCTCTTCGCGATCTCGTCGACGCGGCCGTCGGTCAAATTCACTTATTTCCACTCGGGATTTTGCTAATCAATCTCACAGGAGCTTTTCTGCTCGGCATGATACAGCAGCTCGCTGTAAAGCACGCGTTGCCCCACTGGGTGGTGGCGGGACTCGGCCCGGGCGTCATGGGCGGATATACGACTTTTTCCACCTTCGCCGTCGGCGGGTGGGAGGCGCTACGGTTGGCCCCTTGGCAGGGTGTGCTGTACCTCGTACTGACCGCCGTTCTCGGTCCCCTCTGCGCGTGGCTGGGAACGAAGGCAGTGCCCGTGCGGGCGACGCCCGACGACGAATGGGAAGCCGAAGAGGAGGTTTCGCTGTGA
- a CDS encoding CocE/NonD family hydrolase — protein sequence MSDGNILYADIYRPADVSTGQPAAGPFPVLLAMTPYRKDITIPGIGYDPYFVKRGYIEVVVDVRGTGSSEGSWQFLGQREIQDGVELIHWCAKLPGSTGAVGMMGESYLGINQLLVAEDVGPNSPLKCIVPLVAANDLYRDTAFMGGIPDLEFSLPWLSLRAGLDELPPDSLLQNPGLGLETALQHTSALSGFYLPLLTNIESGGTDAYNGPFWQSRSPDQNLEAIVQNGIPALLVGGWFDLFQRGEILNYVGLQNAWNHLPAEAPMQPNETVTGRYQLIMGPWYHLTMMPTALDPIMLAWYDRWLKNEPTGIDQTNTPLHVYALSQGTWYDAARVPFDGSSPVTYYLSGGRTGTANSLNDGWLLPNPPTSLTGADTLPYTGLSVPLNRATVQWFMGATELVNRAFDLPPSPGTQNDTAFESTGLTYTTPAFSHGVFLAGPIDVTLYAESTRPDAEFVATVEDVAPDGKAYPLTEGALLGSFRAVDTQKSWYVNGKLLMPFHPYTQASESDLTPGHVEEFDIEVFPTFDYVAPGHRIRVTITTSDVPHLIPTLPQSANLVGGVYQIERNSAYASYVNLPIAPADAFSPSPVSWGPGGS from the coding sequence ATGTCAGATGGGAATATTCTCTACGCAGACATTTACCGGCCAGCAGACGTGTCGACGGGTCAGCCCGCCGCGGGGCCGTTTCCGGTGCTACTCGCAATGACTCCCTATCGCAAGGATATCACCATTCCCGGCATCGGTTATGATCCTTACTTCGTCAAGCGAGGCTACATCGAAGTTGTGGTCGATGTCAGAGGGACAGGATCCTCGGAGGGATCGTGGCAATTCTTAGGACAAAGAGAAATCCAGGACGGCGTCGAGCTCATTCATTGGTGTGCCAAGCTGCCTGGTTCCACCGGAGCAGTTGGCATGATGGGAGAATCGTATCTCGGAATTAATCAATTGCTCGTCGCGGAAGACGTCGGACCGAATTCTCCACTCAAGTGTATTGTTCCGCTCGTGGCAGCAAACGATCTCTACCGGGACACCGCATTCATGGGAGGCATCCCTGACCTAGAATTCTCGCTGCCTTGGCTGTCGTTGCGCGCCGGCCTGGACGAACTGCCACCTGACAGCCTCTTGCAAAATCCTGGATTGGGTCTCGAAACTGCGCTTCAGCACACTTCAGCGCTCTCAGGCTTCTATCTACCACTTCTCACAAATATTGAGTCTGGCGGGACTGATGCGTACAATGGCCCCTTCTGGCAATCGCGGAGCCCCGACCAAAATCTTGAGGCTATTGTTCAAAACGGAATTCCAGCTCTCCTCGTCGGCGGTTGGTTCGATTTGTTTCAGCGAGGCGAAATCCTGAACTACGTCGGCCTGCAAAACGCTTGGAATCATCTCCCTGCCGAAGCGCCGATGCAGCCAAATGAGACCGTAACCGGCCGCTATCAGCTTATCATGGGCCCATGGTATCACCTGACGATGATGCCTACTGCCCTTGACCCGATCATGCTCGCATGGTACGACCGGTGGCTGAAGAACGAACCCACAGGTATTGACCAAACGAACACGCCTCTTCACGTTTATGCCCTCTCGCAAGGCACGTGGTATGACGCAGCGCGTGTGCCTTTTGACGGCTCAAGCCCAGTCACGTATTACTTGAGCGGCGGCCGAACCGGTACGGCGAATTCGCTCAACGATGGCTGGCTATTGCCCAATCCCCCGACATCTTTGACCGGTGCGGACACGCTCCCATACACTGGCCTGTCCGTGCCCCTCAACCGCGCGACAGTACAGTGGTTCATGGGCGCCACGGAGCTTGTCAATCGCGCCTTCGATCTCCCTCCCTCCCCGGGGACGCAGAACGATACCGCATTCGAATCCACGGGCCTGACGTACACCACGCCAGCGTTTTCGCATGGGGTGTTTCTTGCTGGTCCCATCGACGTGACGCTCTACGCAGAATCAACACGGCCGGACGCCGAATTCGTGGCAACCGTCGAGGACGTCGCGCCAGACGGAAAAGCGTATCCTCTGACCGAAGGTGCTCTACTCGGATCGTTCCGCGCGGTGGATACCCAAAAATCATGGTACGTAAATGGAAAGCTTCTCATGCCCTTCCACCCCTACACTCAAGCAAGCGAAAGCGATCTCACCCCAGGTCACGTTGAGGAATTTGACATCGAGGTCTTTCCGACGTTTGACTACGTGGCGCCTGGTCACAGGATTCGCGTGACCATCACCACAAGCGACGTTCCACACCTCATCCCTACGCTGCCCCAGAGCGCGAACCTCGTCGGCGGCGTTTACCAGATTGAGCGGAACAGCGCCTACGCGTCCTATGTCAATTTGCCCATCGCGCCTGCCGATGCGTTCAGCCCGAGCCCCGTTTCTTGGGGCCCCGGCGGATCGTGA
- a CDS encoding 3-hydroxybutyrate dehydrogenase: MQISLQGRVALVTGAASGIGLAVAQAMAEAGASVVLSDLRGDAAEAQARLLSQRGLDVIAMGADASDEGDIDRLFAQAEAQYGRVDIVVNNAGMQYVAPIEEFPADVFRKMVDLMLTGPFMSIKRALPGMKARGYGRILNMASVNGLIGFAGKAAYNAAKHGLIGLTKVAALEAAESGVTVNALCPGYVDTPLVRNQLADLARTRNVPLEQVLEDVIYPLVPQKRLLAPEEVAHYAVFLASDFAASVTGQAVVIDGGYVAQ; the protein is encoded by the coding sequence ATGCAGATTTCGTTACAAGGGCGCGTCGCCCTCGTCACCGGTGCGGCGAGCGGGATAGGGCTCGCCGTCGCTCAAGCAATGGCCGAAGCAGGGGCGAGCGTCGTGCTGTCCGATCTGCGGGGGGACGCGGCTGAAGCTCAGGCCCGTTTGCTGTCTCAGCGCGGGCTCGATGTCATCGCCATGGGCGCAGACGCCTCGGACGAAGGTGACATCGATCGGCTGTTCGCGCAGGCCGAAGCCCAGTATGGCCGCGTGGACATCGTCGTCAACAACGCCGGCATGCAATACGTGGCGCCCATCGAGGAGTTCCCGGCCGACGTCTTTCGCAAGATGGTTGACCTCATGCTCACGGGGCCGTTCATGAGCATCAAGCGGGCGTTACCCGGGATGAAGGCACGCGGCTACGGGCGAATCCTCAATATGGCCTCCGTAAATGGCCTCATCGGGTTTGCGGGTAAAGCGGCGTATAACGCTGCCAAACACGGTCTCATCGGACTGACCAAGGTGGCAGCGCTCGAGGCCGCCGAGAGCGGGGTGACGGTGAACGCCCTCTGTCCCGGCTACGTCGACACGCCGCTCGTCCGCAATCAGCTCGCCGATCTCGCCCGCACCCGCAACGTTCCTTTGGAGCAGGTCCTGGAGGACGTGATTTATCCGCTCGTGCCGCAGAAGCGGCTGCTGGCGCCGGAAGAGGTCGCGCATTACGCGGTCTTCTTGGCGTCCGATTTCGCCGCTTCGGTCACGGGTCAGGCGGTCGTGATCGACGGAGGATACGTGGCACAGTAA
- a CDS encoding alpha/beta hydrolase family protein yields MDGTRPEQDGQRVARGLSRVSDLTTEGQGAHEDAQALVYRPPRIVRPVPGYQWHGALGRAKAIVRVPLDWNGKLVIGATPAVRSEFALDHLVSDIVLQRGYAYAACDKATPGLTLRDGSRSMAEWEDAYVHLIEVVKRALALRFADPARTYVLGVSNGGYVARILAERHPHLFDGAVDWEGVHWDPDGSHLLRTLPPWIVGFAAYAQAEGAERARLQHHLVALGLPAGAERHWPTYYQMYWLVTLWLYGRNLDPDWPAFALPWSNEWLRDPSPLAAYPADARSAHWAARIFPIANTGAIGVPVLTVAGNWDCLLPFAHHQRAYAAKVAARGRAHLHRLYEIDRGNHVDGLLRLDRGDAQPVFPYFEAAFLHLERWIECGEEPPRAGLYRTVEEFARGASLYADTNLEV; encoded by the coding sequence ATGGACGGGACACGTCCCGAACAGGATGGTCAGCGCGTCGCGCGCGGCTTGTCACGCGTGTCCGACTTGACCACTGAAGGGCAGGGTGCGCACGAGGACGCCCAGGCGCTCGTCTACCGGCCGCCGCGCATTGTGCGCCCGGTGCCGGGGTATCAATGGCACGGCGCGCTGGGACGCGCAAAGGCCATCGTCCGGGTGCCTCTCGACTGGAACGGGAAGCTGGTCATTGGTGCCACCCCTGCTGTGCGCAGTGAATTTGCGCTGGATCATCTCGTCTCCGACATCGTTCTGCAGCGCGGCTATGCCTATGCCGCGTGCGACAAGGCCACCCCCGGTCTCACCTTGCGCGATGGCTCTCGCTCGATGGCGGAGTGGGAGGACGCCTACGTCCATCTCATCGAGGTGGTGAAGCGCGCGCTCGCGCTGCGCTTCGCAGATCCGGCCCGCACGTACGTGCTTGGCGTGTCCAATGGCGGCTACGTCGCCCGTATTCTCGCCGAACGCCATCCCCATCTTTTCGACGGCGCCGTCGACTGGGAAGGCGTGCACTGGGATCCCGACGGATCGCACCTTTTGCGAACGCTCCCGCCGTGGATCGTCGGATTTGCTGCCTACGCGCAGGCCGAGGGCGCCGAGCGAGCTCGGCTGCAACATCATCTCGTTGCGCTCGGTCTCCCGGCAGGTGCCGAGCGCCACTGGCCCACCTACTACCAGATGTACTGGCTCGTCACGCTCTGGCTCTACGGGCGCAATCTCGATCCCGACTGGCCCGCCTTCGCGCTCCCGTGGTCGAACGAATGGCTGCGCGATCCTTCGCCGCTCGCGGCTTATCCCGCCGACGCTCGATCCGCCCACTGGGCCGCTCGCATTTTCCCCATCGCCAACACAGGTGCCATCGGTGTGCCGGTGCTCACGGTGGCGGGCAATTGGGACTGTTTATTGCCCTTTGCCCACCACCAGCGGGCGTACGCGGCCAAAGTCGCCGCTCGCGGCCGAGCTCACCTGCATCGGCTCTACGAGATCGATCGCGGCAATCACGTGGATGGCCTGTTGCGCCTCGATCGCGGCGACGCACAGCCGGTGTTTCCATACTTTGAAGCGGCGTTTCTGCACCTTGAGCGCTGGATTGAGTGCGGAGAAGAGCCACCGCGAGCCGGCCTGTATCGGACGGTTGAGGAGTTCGCTCGAGGTGCTTCGCTTTACGCAGACACGAACTTGGAGGTGTGA
- a CDS encoding DUF5684 domain-containing protein gives MLVLGYLIDIAFYILTSMAFYRLAKKAGLANIAWFAWIPVLNIALQLRMIGKSAWWLLILLVPLVNVVFVIIWQVKLCRAFGHSGANVWWILVPFVYGIIWIVWGFEKETQYVGVRR, from the coding sequence GTGCTCGTCCTGGGGTATCTCATCGACATCGCCTTCTATATCTTGACTTCCATGGCCTTTTATCGCCTCGCCAAGAAGGCGGGACTCGCGAACATCGCGTGGTTCGCCTGGATACCGGTGCTCAATATTGCTCTCCAGTTACGGATGATCGGCAAGAGTGCTTGGTGGCTTCTGATCTTGCTCGTTCCCCTCGTCAACGTGGTCTTCGTCATCATTTGGCAAGTGAAGTTGTGCCGCGCCTTTGGCCACAGCGGGGCCAACGTGTGGTGGATCCTTGTGCCCTTCGTCTACGGAATCATATGGATTGTATGGGGATTCGAAAAAGAAACGCAGTACGTCGGGGTGCGGCGTTAA
- a CDS encoding putative bifunctional diguanylate cyclase/phosphodiesterase, translating to MRAWLKWVLLKPLATEYRLLAYVISMQLIVLAMVAAIVWDAAGGVSALAHWEELLRTKGLPFLRTLAARPLQMTLWIAGVGTALVLAFSGFAYRELFIDLRQKRELRRRIVQESSRDALTGALNRAYFMDYFEYAIRTAMRDGDRLALFYLDLDRFEALNDALGYRAGDEVLRGVAGAWEGQKRDDDVLARVGSDEFALLVPHPGQELEVLNLANRLMASCRELDALSGRFELGACVGIVFFPEDGTSPDVLLRKAELAAKRAKRRGRHQVCFYRESVASGMSRPDRLRNELARAISRKEIYVAYQPIVEAESGRVTTLEALARWRHPEYGDVSPGEFLPLAEEARLMPILTRHILTEAVRDLAAWHALGLHVSLSVNVSAQDCQLYADLAEDLSAAVAAHRLSPGLVEVELTEQSLMEEGAEPLVRDLCAKGFRIALDDFGTGYASLAYLRRFQVSRIKIDRSYVARLFTNVYYERLLRAVMALARELGLAVTAEGVETEAQEAFLREIGVDRLQGFRYSAPVPMARVAEVAASLEGYAG from the coding sequence ATGCGGGCGTGGCTGAAGTGGGTCCTGCTGAAGCCGCTGGCGACGGAATACAGGCTTTTGGCCTATGTCATCAGCATGCAACTGATTGTGCTCGCGATGGTGGCCGCCATTGTCTGGGACGCGGCGGGAGGTGTGAGTGCCCTCGCGCATTGGGAGGAGCTGCTCAGGACCAAAGGGCTCCCGTTCCTTCGCACGCTGGCCGCGCGGCCGCTGCAAATGACGCTGTGGATCGCCGGGGTTGGCACCGCGCTCGTGCTCGCCTTCTCTGGTTTCGCGTATCGGGAATTGTTTATCGATCTGCGCCAAAAGCGCGAACTGCGCCGGCGGATCGTCCAGGAGTCAAGCCGAGACGCGTTGACGGGCGCGTTGAATCGAGCGTACTTTATGGATTATTTCGAGTACGCCATCCGCACCGCGATGCGAGATGGAGACAGGCTCGCGCTCTTTTACCTCGATCTCGACCGGTTCGAGGCGCTGAACGACGCGCTTGGATATCGCGCCGGCGATGAAGTCCTGCGCGGCGTTGCCGGCGCTTGGGAAGGGCAGAAGCGGGATGACGACGTGCTGGCGCGCGTCGGCAGCGACGAATTCGCGCTTCTTGTGCCGCATCCAGGCCAGGAGCTCGAAGTCTTAAACCTTGCCAACAGGCTCATGGCTTCGTGTCGCGAACTGGACGCCTTGTCCGGTCGCTTTGAGCTTGGCGCCTGTGTCGGCATCGTCTTTTTTCCCGAGGATGGGACATCGCCGGACGTGCTATTGCGAAAGGCGGAGCTCGCGGCCAAGCGCGCGAAGCGGCGCGGACGCCACCAGGTCTGCTTTTACCGCGAGTCTGTGGCGAGCGGGATGTCGAGGCCGGATCGCCTGCGGAATGAGTTGGCTCGCGCCATCAGCCGCAAGGAGATTTACGTCGCGTACCAACCCATCGTGGAGGCCGAATCGGGCCGGGTGACCACCCTTGAGGCTCTTGCGCGTTGGCGCCATCCCGAGTACGGCGACGTATCGCCGGGTGAGTTTCTTCCCCTGGCCGAAGAAGCGCGCCTCATGCCCATTCTGACGCGCCACATCTTGACGGAGGCCGTGCGCGACCTCGCCGCATGGCATGCGCTCGGCCTTCACGTCAGCCTCTCGGTGAACGTCTCCGCTCAGGACTGCCAGTTGTACGCCGATCTCGCCGAGGATCTGTCGGCGGCCGTCGCGGCCCACCGTTTGAGCCCCGGGCTGGTGGAGGTGGAACTTACCGAGCAGTCGCTCATGGAGGAGGGGGCGGAGCCGCTGGTGCGGGATTTGTGTGCGAAGGGGTTTCGGATTGCCCTCGACGACTTCGGCACGGGCTATGCCTCGTTGGCGTACCTGCGCCGGTTCCAGGTCAGCCGCATCAAAATTGACCGCAGCTACGTGGCGCGCTTGTTCACAAATGTGTACTACGAGCGGCTGTTGCGGGCTGTCATGGCGCTGGCCCGCGAGCTCGGGCTCGCCGTCACAGCGGAGGGCGTCGAAACAGAAGCGCAGGAGGCGTTTTTGCGCGAGATCGGTGTCGATAGGCTACAAGGGTTTCGTTACAGCGCACCCGTACCCATGGCGCGCGTGGCGGAGGTCGCGGCGAGCCTGGAGGGCTACGCAGGCTAG
- a CDS encoding biotin transporter BioY, whose product MAKVRGLIFCALFIAIFAVLSLVQIPVGSVPITLETLVVQVCAGLLGPWYGALTFVLLILLDLVGLPLIGGHAGVSLMLGPTAGYIWGWPFCALFAGLAIARVRPGSRGEIAKLIVILFVLGDLVCYIPGVLWLRHVVPSLHPWGSALAGGVWPFLPGDFVKSLLAAVIVARVRRVYPTERIVGGTRADARANALEP is encoded by the coding sequence ATGGCCAAAGTGCGAGGTCTCATTTTTTGTGCGCTCTTCATCGCCATCTTCGCCGTCCTGAGCCTGGTTCAAATCCCGGTGGGCTCCGTGCCCATCACCCTTGAGACGCTCGTGGTGCAGGTTTGCGCAGGGCTCCTCGGTCCCTGGTACGGTGCCCTCACGTTTGTCCTCCTCATTCTACTGGATCTCGTCGGATTGCCGCTCATCGGCGGCCACGCGGGTGTCAGCCTGATGCTCGGTCCCACGGCCGGCTACATCTGGGGCTGGCCGTTTTGCGCCCTCTTCGCCGGGCTTGCCATCGCGCGCGTGCGCCCCGGTTCGCGCGGCGAGATCGCCAAGCTCATCGTCATCCTGTTTGTCCTGGGCGATCTCGTCTGCTACATTCCGGGCGTCTTGTGGCTGCGCCACGTGGTTCCGTCGCTCCATCCGTGGGGTTCTGCCCTGGCCGGGGGCGTCTGGCCGTTTTTGCCCGGCGACTTTGTGAAGAGCCTGCTGGCCGCGGTGATTGTCGCGCGCGTGCGGAGGGTGTATCCGACGGAGCGCATCGTTGGCGGCACGCGTGCGGACGCTCGCGCCAACGCCCTGGAGCCGTGA
- a CDS encoding ABC transporter ATP-binding protein: MANAPHRGGDKREDGLALDGTALVWRHLSVAPAGVPQPVLTDASGEIPRGQMVAVVGPNGAGKTTFLRALVGLASFRGELWVHGEPWHRARWRIQMGFQPPAATFVGQTVEEEMAIAVATRAARTGEPPPDRPKLDGELRRWMQTVGLHVPVNRPVDALSGGEMAKLAVAGALASGADILLLDETQAELDPGARADMRAVFQGLARSGRTILLVTHDMDDVLAADAVMVIREGTIGKPMPPRDFFYGWGERVPCDDLGFQAPYLVQVARDIRAATGADFAPLSEREFVEGWRDAVAGAIRRGGARRNSSAVEHLV; this comes from the coding sequence ATGGCCAACGCGCCACACCGGGGCGGCGACAAGCGCGAAGATGGATTGGCCCTCGACGGGACCGCGCTGGTTTGGCGACACCTGTCCGTCGCCCCCGCGGGTGTCCCCCAACCCGTCTTGACCGATGCGTCGGGCGAAATTCCACGAGGGCAGATGGTCGCGGTGGTAGGGCCGAATGGCGCCGGGAAGACGACCTTTCTCCGCGCGCTCGTCGGGCTCGCCTCCTTTCGAGGCGAACTCTGGGTGCACGGCGAGCCCTGGCATCGCGCGAGATGGCGGATTCAAATGGGCTTTCAGCCGCCCGCGGCGACGTTTGTGGGACAGACCGTCGAAGAGGAGATGGCCATCGCCGTGGCCACACGAGCCGCGCGGACCGGCGAGCCTCCGCCGGATCGACCGAAACTGGATGGCGAATTGAGGCGTTGGATGCAAACGGTGGGGCTTCACGTGCCCGTCAACCGCCCTGTCGACGCCCTTTCGGGAGGCGAGATGGCGAAATTGGCGGTGGCTGGCGCGCTCGCGTCCGGCGCCGACATCCTCCTCTTGGATGAGACGCAAGCCGAGCTGGATCCCGGCGCGCGCGCCGATATGCGTGCCGTGTTTCAAGGCCTCGCGCGGAGCGGTCGGACCATCCTGCTCGTGACGCACGATATGGACGACGTCCTCGCGGCGGACGCCGTGATGGTGATCCGCGAAGGCACCATCGGCAAGCCCATGCCGCCCCGCGACTTTTTCTATGGCTGGGGAGAGCGCGTGCCGTGTGACGATCTCGGCTTCCAGGCGCCGTACCTCGTGCAGGTGGCGCGCGACATCCGCGCGGCGACGGGCGCGGATTTTGCCCCGCTCTCAGAACGAGAATTTGTGGAGGGATGGCGCGATGCGGTTGCAGGTGCGATCCGTCGCGGTGGCGCGCGGCGGAACTCAAGTGCTGTCGAACATCTCGTTTGA
- a CDS encoding ATP-binding cassette domain-containing protein, translating into MRLQVRSVAVARGGTQVLSNISFDAAGGEWIVLVGPNGAGKSSLLDVLAGIASPTEGEMVDSHPGREGGLRRTYVPQSPERLLYAAPAAEEFAASLRLSAREVRANWDTAVAPRLHALGLGHLSPDDLPARLSTGMQRKFVYAMALAQPGDVLICDEPTSGLDASSRAQLLDEIAQFVAEGGLAITALHDLDEALLRATRVLAIARGRLVFDGTPQAFAQGAADLAQMGVPVPPSVRLALTLAQAGFPEPAPLSPKAFAERLMHAEQGSTSATKQAATREPGEARASTADADRRASGAQEPQRVAQGQSDAQGDETQGSSPAFAPSSELHPALRFIAITALTIAIALVHRPLGDLAALLVTAALVFSLRAPIRTTLRLTWTWASFAVIACAVSGLQLGPPFHARFAFHPMTAEHTLLEVVPYWCYLQMGQLALARFSSLQFAALVDTALARVVPRRQRLVASWFAALVTRFIPAVDVIYREQWYAYRVRLQNAGRKVGGWRTVMDVANVLAPFVIRMLRFGETTADAMEARRLFEVPPPAALLPAWRVKPRDVALLALAVVGIALLLWTR; encoded by the coding sequence ATGCGGTTGCAGGTGCGATCCGTCGCGGTGGCGCGCGGCGGAACTCAAGTGCTGTCGAACATCTCGTTTGACGCCGCGGGCGGCGAGTGGATTGTGCTCGTGGGGCCAAACGGCGCGGGGAAGTCCTCGTTGCTCGACGTCCTCGCCGGGATCGCCTCGCCTACAGAGGGAGAGATGGTCGATTCGCACCCCGGCCGCGAAGGCGGCCTGCGGCGCACCTACGTGCCGCAGTCACCGGAGCGCCTGCTCTATGCGGCGCCTGCCGCCGAGGAGTTCGCGGCAAGCCTGCGCCTTTCGGCGCGCGAAGTGCGCGCCAACTGGGACACGGCGGTGGCGCCTCGGCTGCACGCACTCGGGCTTGGCCACCTGTCGCCGGACGATCTCCCGGCAAGGCTCTCAACAGGCATGCAGCGCAAGTTTGTGTACGCCATGGCCCTCGCGCAACCTGGCGATGTCCTCATCTGCGACGAGCCGACGAGCGGCTTGGACGCCTCATCTCGAGCGCAGCTCCTCGACGAGATTGCGCAGTTCGTCGCGGAGGGCGGCCTCGCCATCACGGCGCTGCACGATCTCGACGAGGCGCTCTTGCGCGCCACGCGCGTGCTTGCCATCGCGCGCGGCCGCCTGGTGTTCGATGGGACCCCCCAGGCATTTGCACAGGGCGCAGCCGACCTGGCGCAGATGGGGGTGCCCGTTCCGCCTTCTGTCCGGCTCGCGCTCACCCTCGCACAAGCAGGTTTTCCAGAGCCGGCCCCGTTGTCACCGAAGGCCTTTGCCGAGCGGCTGATGCACGCGGAGCAGGGTTCGACGAGCGCGACGAAGCAGGCGGCGACGCGCGAACCGGGCGAAGCCCGTGCGTCGACCGCGGACGCGGATCGACGAGCCTCTGGGGCACAGGAACCGCAGAGGGTTGCGCAAGGCCAGAGCGATGCGCAAGGCGACGAAACACAGGGCTCATCGCCCGCGTTTGCGCCTTCGTCCGAGCTTCATCCCGCGTTGCGCTTCATCGCCATCACCGCGCTCACCATCGCCATCGCGCTCGTGCACCGTCCGTTGGGCGATCTCGCCGCTTTGCTGGTCACCGCGGCGCTTGTCTTCAGCTTGCGAGCGCCCATTCGCACCACGCTTCGCCTGACGTGGACGTGGGCGAGCTTCGCGGTCATTGCGTGCGCCGTGAGCGGGCTACAACTGGGACCGCCGTTTCACGCCCGGTTCGCGTTTCACCCAATGACCGCCGAACACACCCTGCTCGAAGTCGTCCCGTACTGGTGCTACCTGCAGATGGGCCAGCTCGCGCTCGCCCGCTTCTCGTCGCTCCAGTTTGCTGCCCTTGTCGACACCGCCCTTGCGCGCGTCGTGCCGCGCCGACAAAGGCTTGTTGCCAGCTGGTTCGCCGCGCTCGTCACGCGTTTCATTCCGGCGGTCGACGTCATCTACCGCGAGCAGTGGTACGCCTACCGGGTCCGCCTGCAGAACGCCGGGCGCAAGGTGGGCGGCTGGCGCACCGTCATGGACGTGGCCAACGTGCTGGCGCCGTTTGTCATCCGCATGCTCCGTTTCGGCGAGACAACGGCGGACGCCATGGAAGCCCGCAGGCTGTTTGAGGTTCCCCCGCCCGCGGCACTCCTTCCCGCATGGCGGGTGAAACCGCGCGACGTGGCGCTCTTGGCGTTGGCCGTGGTCGGTATCGCACTCCTCCTCTGGACGCGCTGA